The Apium graveolens cultivar Ventura chromosome 6, ASM990537v1, whole genome shotgun sequence genome contains a region encoding:
- the LOC141664801 gene encoding uncharacterized protein LOC141664801, translating to MYNCMFVMSSTGGQIDRSINRGGAPYCFKVKGVNYHNMGSFVPLDGEIPKFCQLYIYNTEDEVHNRINAIKGGHNFVDEDIVQSLLEMLDKYNRLVKGFCMVRERISQNAVDEFRLVLISSSSTSGRPNHIGLTPHLGGRLWKQYVVDAFTAIDQYRLDWIRGHQTTIHSNMNHYIRDALNNGDINPENIGKATILPASFTGSKRYMNQYFKGAMRMLKFLLGVDVVDAPDVVVRVFKMKVDQLLDQIKSKNCFGRCIGVVHVIEFQKRGLPHAHMLIWLHPNDRPKITEQIDKMVSAEIPDPSIDPVGYDAIKNYMIHGPCGTDCVKYNSHTYFDECGFPIYKRRKTGITVKKKKLTWIIGHDTATMCLRKKINNKKGCITTITPEKRPLDEVKQYLDGRYICASEASWRIFGFDIHSRWPSVERLPIHLSNDKHVSFKGSQNLQEVFDNVGTKKSKLEAWFDANKTYAEVPNLTYSEFPSKFTWHPQPGIWKQTKRGDVIGRLVEVYLSSGELIISPHAPAQD from the exons ATGTACAACTGTATGTTTGTCATGTCTTCCACCGGAGGTCAAATTGATCGTAGTATCAATCGTGGCGGTGCTCCTTACTGTTTCAAGGTAAAAGGTGTAAATTACCATAATATGGGAAGCTTTGTACCACTTGATGGTGAGATCCCCAAATTCTGTCAACTCTACATATATAACACTGAAGATGAAGTACATAACAGAATAAATGCCATTAAGGGAGGACACAATTTCGTGGATGAAGATATTGTTCAGTCGTTGTTAGAAATGTTGGATAAATATAATCGTTTGGTCAAAGGTTTTTGTATGGTACGTGAAAGAATTAGTCAGAATGCAGTTGATGAATTTAGATTGGTTCTAATATCTTCGTCTTCCACATCTGGTCGACCTAACCATATTG GTTTGACTCCACATCTGGGAGGTCGTTTATGGAAGCAATATGTTGTTGATGCATTTACTGCGATTGATCAATACAGACTTGACTGGATCAGAGGTCACCAGACTACAATTCATTCTAATATGAACCATTACATACGAGATGCACTAAACAATGGTGACATCAATCCTGAAAATATCGGCAAGGCAACAATTTTACCAGCATCCTTCACTGGTAGTAAAAGATATATGAACCAGTATTTCAAGGGCGCAATG AGGATGTTAAAGTTTCTACTTGGTGTTGATGTTGTTGACGCACCCGACGTCGTTGTAAGGGTATTTAAAATGAAAGTTGACCAGCTTCTTGATCAAATAAAAAGTAAGAACTGCTTTGGACGTTGTATTGGAG TAGTGCACGTCATAGAGTTTCAAAAGCGTGGATTGCCACATGCTCACATGCTAATATGGTTGCATCCAAACGATCGTCCCAAAATAACTGAACAAATAGATAAAAtggtttctgcagaaattcctgACCCAAGTATTGATCCAGTTGGTTATGACGCTATCAAGAATTACATGATCCACGGACCATGTGGCACTGACTGTGTCAA GTATAATTCTCACACATACTTTGACGAATGTGGCTTTCCCATCTATAAGAGAAGGAAAACTGGAATTACCGTAAAGAAAAAGAAATTGACCTGGATAATCG GACATGATACCGCCACCATGTGTTTaaggaaaaaaataaataacaaaaaaGGGTGCATAACCACAATCACTCCTGAGAAACGGCCGCTTGATGAAGTCAAACAATACTTGGATGGAAGATATATTTGTGCATCTGAAGCATCATGGAGGATATTTGGTTTTGACATCCATTCCCGTTGGCCTTCTGTTGAACGATTGCCAATACATCTATCGAATGACAAGCATGTGTCGTTTAAAGGCTCACAAAATCTACAGGAAGTTTTCGACAATGTTGGAACAAAGAAAAGCAAATTAGAAGCATGGTTTGATGCAAATAAAACATATGCAGAGGTCCCAAATTTAACCTATTCAGAATTTCCAAGCAAGTTTACATGGCATCCACAACCTGGTATCTGGAAACAGACGAAAAGAGGTGATGTCATTGGTAGGCTTGTCGAAGTATATTTATCTAGCGGTGAACTTATTATATCTCCGCATGCTCCTGCTCAGGATTAA
- the LOC141666512 gene encoding BTB/POZ domain-containing protein At1g63850 isoform X1, with amino-acid sequence MTTSSPHLTFQTQPIKPKRRRFRETTISSSATSPPSSSPPPQPMSPSPSNLNLRYSPTTISQIMDPTTTLSSSAAAAPDYYPSSFSKFNSALTAGLLNPMSPPPSSDKLTRSSPTLFEMMANEPDTLTRTQIPITPKSNLDKQALVQQRIYNILSCRSPDSQFNDPNSSDVKLTLSSKDNLSVTMNVHRQILVAHSRFFAVKISDRWSKQVKNCTPYIVEIADCDDIEVYIETIRLMYCKDLRKKLLKEDVPKVLGILKVSAAIGFDAGVLSCLEYLEAAPWAEDEEEKVASLLSELRLEAVGAGEVLKRVCVDVTTGVEEGNDSEEVILKLLHVVLEGKDEKARREMKALVSKMFHENSSHNDLRKESLYSACDGCLQLLRHHFLRVSAADLQDVGQIARQADNLRWILDILIDRQIAEDFLKTWAAQSDLADVHSKVPPIHRYEISTVTARLFVGIGKGQLLASKDARCLLLKTWLVPFYDDFGWMRRASKGLDRHLIEDGLSNTILTLPLAWQQDILMSWFDRFLNSGEDCPNIQRGFEVWWRRAFWRRNGEPERPQQIRITTENS; translated from the exons ATGACAACCTCTTCACCTCACCTCACTTTCCAAACCCAACCCATCAAACCCAAACGCCGTCGTTTTCGCGAAACCACAATCTCCTCTTCAGCCACCTCACCCCCCTCCTCATCACCACCGCCACAACCCATGTCTCCGTCACCGTCAAATCTCAACCTCCGTTACTCCCCCACCACAATCTCCCAAATCATGGACCCCACCACCACTCTCTCCTCCTCCGCCGCCGCCGCCCCAGATTACTACCCCTCATCATTTTCAAAATTCAACTCCGCCCTAACCGCCGGCCTCTTAAACCCCATGTCCCCACCACCCTCATCCGACAAATTGACCCGATCCAGCCCGACCCTTTTCGAAATGATGGCAAATGAACCCGACACTCTGACCCGAACTCAAATCCCAATCACCCCTAAATCAAATTTAGACAAACAAGCCTTAGTGCAACAAAGGATTTATAATATTTTATCGTGTCGGAGCCCCGATAGTCAGTTTAATGACCCGAATAGTAGTGATGTGAAGCTCACTTTGAGTTCTAAGGATAATTTGAGTGTTACTATGAATGTTCATAGACAGATTTTGGTAGCTCATAGTCGGTTTTTCGCGGTTAAGATTTCCGATAGATGGAGTAAACAAGTGAAGAATTGTACTCCGTATATTGTTGAGATTGCGGATTGTGATGATATTGAGGTTTATATTGAGACTATTCGGTTAATGTATTGTAAGGATTTGAGGAAGAAGCTTTTGAAGGAAGATGTCCCTAAAGTTCTCGGAATCTTGAAG GTTTCAGCAGCGATTGGGTTTGATGCTGGAGTTTTGTCTTGTTTGGAGTACTTGGAGGCTGCTCCATGGGCTGAGGATGAGGAAGAGAAGGTGGCTTCTTTACTGTCAGAGCTACGCCTTGAGGCAGTTGGTGCTGGTGAAGTTCTTAAGAGGGTTTGTGTTGATGTCACAACTGGGGTTGAGGAGGGAAACGACAGTGAGGAAGTTATTCTCAAACTTTTACATGTAGTTCTTGAAGGGAAAGATGAGAAAGCGAGGCGAGAAATGAAGGCACTGGTGTCTAAAATGTTCCATGAGAATTCGTCTCATAATGATTTGAGAAAAGAATCATTGTATTCTGCCTGTGATGGGTGCCTGCAATTGCTTCGTCACCACTTTTTAAGGGTTTCAGCAGCAGACTTACAAGACGTGGGCCAGATAGCTCGGCAAGCAGATAATTTGCGTTGGATATTGGATATTTTGATTGATAGACAGATTGCTGAGGATTTTTTGAAGACGTGGGCCGCACAGTCTGATTTAGCTGATGTACATTCAAAGGTGCCTCCTATCCATAGATATGAGATTAGCACAGTCACAGCTAGGCTGTTTGTTGGAATCGGTAAGGGCCAGCTATTAGCTTCAAAGGATGCTAGGTGCTTACTTTTGAAGACATGGCTGGTTCCTTTTTATGATGATTTTGGGTGGATGCGGAGAGCATCAAAAGGCCTTGACAGGCATTTAATTGAGGATGGCCTTAGTAATACTATTTTGACTCTTCCTTTGGCCTGGCAACAAGATATCTTAATGTCTTGGTTTGATCGATTTCTGAATTCCGGTGAGGATTGCCCTAATATACAGAGAGGCTTTGAGGTTTGGTGGAGGAGGGCTTTCTGGAGACGAAATGGTGAGCCTGAACGACCTCAGCAAATCCGAATTACAACTGAGAATTCATGA
- the LOC141666512 gene encoding BTB/POZ domain-containing protein At1g63850 isoform X2 has product MTTSSPHLTFQTQPIKPKRRRFRETTISSSATSPPSSSPPPQPMSPSPSNLNLRYSPTTISQIMDPTTTLSSSAAAAPDYYPSSFSKFNSALTAGLLNPMSPPPSSDKLTRSSPTLFEMMANEPDTLTRTQIPITPKSNLDKQALVQQRIYNILSCRSPDSQFNDPNSSDVKLTLSSKDNLSVTMNVHRQILVAHSRFFAVKISDRWSKQVKNCTPYIVEIADCDDIEVYIETIRLMYCKDLRKKLLKEDVPKVLGILKVSAAIGFDAGVLSCLEYLEAAPWAEDEEEKVASLLSELRLEAVGAGEVLKRVCVDVTTGVEEGNDSEEVILKLLHVVLEGKDEKARREMKALVSKMFHENSSHNDLRKESLYSACDGCLQLLRHHFLRVSAADLQDVGQIARQADNLRWILDILIDRQIAEDFLKTWAAQSDLADVHSKVPPIHRYEISTVTARLFVGIGKGQLLASKDARCLLLKTWLVPFYDDFGWMRRASKGLDRHLIEDGLSNTILTLPLAWQQDILMSWFDRFLNSGEDCPNIQRGFEVWWRRAFWRRNELFFKGGH; this is encoded by the exons ATGACAACCTCTTCACCTCACCTCACTTTCCAAACCCAACCCATCAAACCCAAACGCCGTCGTTTTCGCGAAACCACAATCTCCTCTTCAGCCACCTCACCCCCCTCCTCATCACCACCGCCACAACCCATGTCTCCGTCACCGTCAAATCTCAACCTCCGTTACTCCCCCACCACAATCTCCCAAATCATGGACCCCACCACCACTCTCTCCTCCTCCGCCGCCGCCGCCCCAGATTACTACCCCTCATCATTTTCAAAATTCAACTCCGCCCTAACCGCCGGCCTCTTAAACCCCATGTCCCCACCACCCTCATCCGACAAATTGACCCGATCCAGCCCGACCCTTTTCGAAATGATGGCAAATGAACCCGACACTCTGACCCGAACTCAAATCCCAATCACCCCTAAATCAAATTTAGACAAACAAGCCTTAGTGCAACAAAGGATTTATAATATTTTATCGTGTCGGAGCCCCGATAGTCAGTTTAATGACCCGAATAGTAGTGATGTGAAGCTCACTTTGAGTTCTAAGGATAATTTGAGTGTTACTATGAATGTTCATAGACAGATTTTGGTAGCTCATAGTCGGTTTTTCGCGGTTAAGATTTCCGATAGATGGAGTAAACAAGTGAAGAATTGTACTCCGTATATTGTTGAGATTGCGGATTGTGATGATATTGAGGTTTATATTGAGACTATTCGGTTAATGTATTGTAAGGATTTGAGGAAGAAGCTTTTGAAGGAAGATGTCCCTAAAGTTCTCGGAATCTTGAAG GTTTCAGCAGCGATTGGGTTTGATGCTGGAGTTTTGTCTTGTTTGGAGTACTTGGAGGCTGCTCCATGGGCTGAGGATGAGGAAGAGAAGGTGGCTTCTTTACTGTCAGAGCTACGCCTTGAGGCAGTTGGTGCTGGTGAAGTTCTTAAGAGGGTTTGTGTTGATGTCACAACTGGGGTTGAGGAGGGAAACGACAGTGAGGAAGTTATTCTCAAACTTTTACATGTAGTTCTTGAAGGGAAAGATGAGAAAGCGAGGCGAGAAATGAAGGCACTGGTGTCTAAAATGTTCCATGAGAATTCGTCTCATAATGATTTGAGAAAAGAATCATTGTATTCTGCCTGTGATGGGTGCCTGCAATTGCTTCGTCACCACTTTTTAAGGGTTTCAGCAGCAGACTTACAAGACGTGGGCCAGATAGCTCGGCAAGCAGATAATTTGCGTTGGATATTGGATATTTTGATTGATAGACAGATTGCTGAGGATTTTTTGAAGACGTGGGCCGCACAGTCTGATTTAGCTGATGTACATTCAAAGGTGCCTCCTATCCATAGATATGAGATTAGCACAGTCACAGCTAGGCTGTTTGTTGGAATCGGTAAGGGCCAGCTATTAGCTTCAAAGGATGCTAGGTGCTTACTTTTGAAGACATGGCTGGTTCCTTTTTATGATGATTTTGGGTGGATGCGGAGAGCATCAAAAGGCCTTGACAGGCATTTAATTGAGGATGGCCTTAGTAATACTATTTTGACTCTTCCTTTGGCCTGGCAACAAGATATCTTAATGTCTTGGTTTGATCGATTTCTGAATTCCGGTGAGGATTGCCCTAATATACAGAGAGGCTTTGAGGTTTGGTGGAGGAGGGCTTTCTGGAGACGAAATG AGTTGTTTTTTAAGGGAGGCCATTGA